In Streptomyces sp. P9-A4, the genomic window CTGGGGAGGGGCACGTGCTCAACAGCGCAGACAGCGCAAGGACCGCACAGCATACGGACGTCGAGGACGACGGCACACGGGCCGTCGATGTCGTCGTCGTGGGAGCCGGGGTCGCGGGACTCGCCGCCGCCCATCGGCTGACCGGCGCCGGGCTCTCCGTCGCCGTCCTTGAGGCGGAGCCGCGGATCGGGGGCCGGATGGCCACCGAGGCCGTCGACGGCTTCCTGCTCGACCGGGTCGGGCCGCTGCTCACCCTGTCGTACGAGGAGCTGCGCGCCGTACCGGGCCTCGACGGCCTCGTGCTGCGCCCCTTCGCCCCGGGCGTGCTCGTGCACAGCGACGGCCGGTACGCGCGGTGGGGCGCCCCGCACCCGCGCCGGACGCCGGGCGGGCCCCGGGGAGCGGGCCACCGGAGCGTGGGGGGAGCGTTCAGCGTGGCACGCGCCCTCGCGAGCGCCCCCCGTCATCCGGCCGCCTCGCTCGACCAGGCGCGGCTCGGCGCGTCCCTGGTCCGGCTGGCCGCGACCCCGACGCAGCGGGTGCTCGCCCGCCCCGAGCGGACCGCCCGCGAGGCGCTGACCGCCCGGCTGCCCGCCAGGACCGTGCAGGGGGTGCTGCGCCCGCTGCTCGCGGCGCTGCTCGGCGACCCGGACCTCGGCATGTCGAGCCGCCATGCCGATCTCGCGCTGCGCGCCTTCGCGCGGGGCAGGCTGACCGTCCCCGAGGGCGGTTCGGCGGCGCTCCCGGAGCGGCTGGCGGCGGCGCTGCCGCCGGGCACGGTCCGGACGGGGGTCCGGGTCACGGAGGCGTCGGTCTCCCGGGTGACGACGGAGCGGCACGGGGTGTTCCGCTGCCGGTCGGTCGTCATCGCGACGGGGGCGCGGACGGCCGCCGAGCTGCTGCCCGGTCTGCGCCGGCCGGCCTTCCACCCGGTGACGGTGCTGCACCACACGGCGCCGGTGGCGCCGACGACGGACCCGACGCTGCTCCTGGAGTCCGACCCGGGCGGGCCGGTGGCCCACACCTCCGTGATGAGCGCGGTGGATCCGAGCCGGGCGCCGGAGGGCCGGGCCCTGATCACCTCGACGGTGCTCGGGGCGCCGCCGGACGACACGGAGCGACGGGTCCGCAAGCACCTCGCCGCGCTGTACGGCACGTCGACGGACGAATGGGAGCTGCTGGCCCTGCGCCACACCCGGGACGCGGTCCCCGCGATGGCGCCCCCGCACGACGCCCGCCGCCCGGTCCGGCTGCTGGCGGGCCTCTACGCCTGCGGCGACCACCGGGCCACGAGCACCCCGCAGGGCGCCCTCGCCTCGGGCCGCCGGGCGGCCGGAGCCCTGCTGACCGACCTGGGTCTACGGGCGCCGGGCGAACCGACGGAGGAGGAAGCGGCGGCCTGAGCCGGGCGGGTCACCAGGGCCGGGAAGGCGGCCTGAGCCAAACGGGCGGGCGCCCCGGGGCCTCGCACGGGACGGGCGGGCGCCCCGGGGCCGGGTCAGCCGATGGCTGCCACCCGGTCCCGGTACGTGCGGGCCGCCGCCGCGTCCCGGTACGGCTCCAGGCGTCGTTCGAAGTCGCGTACGTACTCCACCGCCCGCGCCGACCGCATCTCCGAGGCCTGCTGGGCGGCCTCCGCGCCGAGTGCGCACGCCTGGTCCAGTTCGCCCAGGGCCAGTCGCGACGTCGCCAGGACCACCCGGCAGAAGAGGCGGCTGCGGGCGTAGCCGGGGGCCCTCAGCTGGAGGGCGCGCTCGGCGTGCTGGGCGGCGGGGCGGTACTGCTGGAGGTCCCGGTGGCAGTGGCACAGCTCGTCCGCGAGCTGGGCCTCGTCGAACGTCCGGGCCCAGTACGGCACCTCGTCGCCCGGCCGGGACGCTTCGAGGGCGCGCTCGGCCCGTACCAGGGAGGCGCTGCACGCGCGGGCCTCGGAGAGGACCGCGTGCCCGCGCGCCTCGACCGCGTGCAGCATCGCCTGGACGACGGGCGGTGCGGCGGGCCCGACGCCCTGCTGGGCGACCCGGGCGAGCTGCACGGCCTCCCGGCCGTGGCCGAGGTAGACGGCCTGGCAGCTCATGGTGAGCAGGACGTAGGAACCGTAGGCCCGGTCCCCGGCGGCCTGGGCGAGGCGCAGCGCCTGTACGAAGTAGCGCTGGGCGAGTCCGTGGGCGGCGATGTCGTACGAGGTCCACCCGGCGAGCCGGGTGAGGTCGGCGGCGGCGGCGAAGAGCCTGCGGCCCACGGACTCCCCGTACGTCCCGCGCAGCATCGGCTCGGTCTCGTGCTCCAGGTAGCGGACGAGGGCCTGGCGGGCGTGCCCGCCGCCGTAGGTGTGGTCGAGGGTGCGGAAGAGTTCGCCGACCGAGCGGAGGGCGGCGATGTCCCCGCCGGAGACCCGCTGGCCGGGCCCGCGGTCCGTACCGCGCTGCCGGGGCACGGAGAAGCGGCCCTGCGGCGGCACCCGGGGGTCGTGGGGCGGACGGTTGTCGTGCGGGGCGTGTGCGGCGCGGGGGTCACGGGGGTCGTACGGGGCCCGGGAGTCGCTCCCGGGACCGGAGTCACCGCCGAGGCGGGAGTCACCGCCGGGACGGGAGTCACCGCCGAGGCGGGAATCGCTCCCGAGGCGGGAATCGCGGGTGAGCCGGGTGTCGTGTGCGAGCCGTGTCTCGTGCCCGAGGCGCGCGGTGGCGGTGGCGGCCGTGCGGGCGCCCGGTGGCTGCTCCCCGCGCGCGACCCGGTCGTCGGCGCGACCGATCAGCCAGTCGCGGCTGGGCACGACCAGGCCCGCCGGAGTGAAGGCGATCTTGCGGAGTTCCGCGTGGCTGCCGGAGTCCTTGCGCCAGAGCCCGCTGACGATGTCCACCGCCTCTTCCGGGGTCGCGGCGAACTCCAGGCCCGCGTAGACCGGCGCGCAGGCGTCGAGACCGAGGTCCTGGGCGGAGAGACGGCGGCCGAGCCGACGGGTGAAGACCTCGGCGATGAGCGCGGGAGTGGTGCCGCGCGGCTGCTGGCCCCGGAGCCAGCGGGTCACCGAGGTCTTGTCGTACCGCAGGTCGAGGCCGTGTTCCAGACCGAGCTGGTCGACCCGTCTCGCGAGC contains:
- a CDS encoding NAD(P)/FAD-dependent oxidoreductase — protein: MLNSADSARTAQHTDVEDDGTRAVDVVVVGAGVAGLAAAHRLTGAGLSVAVLEAEPRIGGRMATEAVDGFLLDRVGPLLTLSYEELRAVPGLDGLVLRPFAPGVLVHSDGRYARWGAPHPRRTPGGPRGAGHRSVGGAFSVARALASAPRHPAASLDQARLGASLVRLAATPTQRVLARPERTAREALTARLPARTVQGVLRPLLAALLGDPDLGMSSRHADLALRAFARGRLTVPEGGSAALPERLAAALPPGTVRTGVRVTEASVSRVTTERHGVFRCRSVVIATGARTAAELLPGLRRPAFHPVTVLHHTAPVAPTTDPTLLLESDPGGPVAHTSVMSAVDPSRAPEGRALITSTVLGAPPDDTERRVRKHLAALYGTSTDEWELLALRHTRDAVPAMAPPHDARRPVRLLAGLYACGDHRATSTPQGALASGRRAAGALLTDLGLRAPGEPTEEEAAA
- a CDS encoding regulator, translating into MTERPPQRIPNRQLAALIAEAGFSHAGLARRVDQLGLEHGLDLRYDKTSVTRWLRGQQPRGTTPALIAEVFTRRLGRRLSAQDLGLDACAPVYAGLEFAATPEEAVDIVSGLWRKDSGSHAELRKIAFTPAGLVVPSRDWLIGRADDRVARGEQPPGARTAATATARLGHETRLAHDTRLTRDSRLGSDSRLGGDSRPGGDSRLGGDSGPGSDSRAPYDPRDPRAAHAPHDNRPPHDPRVPPQGRFSVPRQRGTDRGPGQRVSGGDIAALRSVGELFRTLDHTYGGGHARQALVRYLEHETEPMLRGTYGESVGRRLFAAAADLTRLAGWTSYDIAAHGLAQRYFVQALRLAQAAGDRAYGSYVLLTMSCQAVYLGHGREAVQLARVAQQGVGPAAPPVVQAMLHAVEARGHAVLSEARACSASLVRAERALEASRPGDEVPYWARTFDEAQLADELCHCHRDLQQYRPAAQHAERALQLRAPGYARSRLFCRVVLATSRLALGELDQACALGAEAAQQASEMRSARAVEYVRDFERRLEPYRDAAAARTYRDRVAAIG